A portion of the Sulfurospirillum diekertiae genome contains these proteins:
- a CDS encoding amidohydrolase family protein has translation MKTIDTHVHLLNSEVSFNRFYDRVALRFFAKRFGIDAKVLAKEPYKAYTDALMNSVKSSEYIEKIVLFGVDAKVDDEGNVLHKDKTVCASNEDVAALYAQFPELIIPFFSINPKRPDALELIEKYHALGFKGAKFLQNYWGVDTRDARYRPYFEKLASLDLPLIIHVGSESSVHSYKTCESIEMVRQPLEVGVKVICAHMALSYEPRHIVKAFSSNPKRFNDDYFTLLEMLKTHDNLYANVSALLTPVRAKVLRHLSTQNDIHPKLLFGSDYPVPFTTVWNSYDIALLKRLCIALEKNVFDRYAKAMLVYFPANNPIYSNYRKVLQLK, from the coding sequence ATGAAAACAATCGACACGCATGTTCACTTGCTAAACAGTGAAGTCTCTTTCAACCGCTTTTACGACAGAGTTGCTTTACGTTTTTTTGCCAAACGCTTCGGCATTGACGCCAAAGTCCTTGCAAAAGAGCCGTACAAAGCCTACACCGACGCGCTGATGAATTCAGTGAAAAGCTCAGAGTACATCGAAAAAATCGTACTTTTTGGCGTCGATGCAAAGGTCGATGATGAGGGCAATGTTCTTCATAAAGACAAAACCGTCTGCGCAAGCAATGAAGATGTGGCGGCGTTATACGCGCAGTTTCCAGAGCTTATCATCCCATTTTTCTCTATCAACCCTAAACGACCCGATGCACTAGAGCTGATCGAAAAGTACCATGCCTTAGGCTTTAAAGGGGCAAAGTTTTTACAAAATTATTGGGGTGTTGACACGCGTGATGCACGGTATCGACCTTACTTTGAGAAGCTTGCGAGCCTTGATTTGCCGTTGATCATTCATGTGGGAAGCGAGAGCAGCGTACATTCGTATAAAACCTGCGAGAGCATCGAGATGGTGCGCCAACCTTTAGAAGTGGGTGTGAAGGTCATTTGCGCACATATGGCACTTTCTTACGAGCCACGTCACATCGTTAAAGCATTCTCATCCAACCCCAAACGCTTTAACGATGACTATTTTACCTTGCTTGAGATGCTAAAAACACACGATAATCTCTACGCCAATGTTTCAGCCTTATTAACGCCCGTGCGCGCCAAAGTATTGCGCCATCTCTCGACGCAAAACGACATTCACCCCAAATTGCTTTTTGGAAGCGACTACCCCGTACCATTTACAACGGTGTGGAACAGTTACGACATAGCGCTTTTAAAACGCCTTTGCATCGCCCTTGAAAAAAATGTGTTTGACCGTTATGCGAAAGCGATGTTGGTCTATTTTCCTGCGAATAATCCTATTTATTCCAATTATCGGAAAGTTTTACAATTGAAGTAA
- the citG gene encoding triphosphoribosyl-dephospho-CoA synthase CitG, with the protein MIDQPTTLETILYAKEERAWKQKELLSRHPLASLISLTINIPSLIKLSHEAVVAHEIAHQALLEMLQEEGIELLACESKLSPSGAESFFTCKVDAKVLKAFTCKVEMTHPLGRLMDIDVLDLTGNILSRSALGLPKRRCFACEEEAQLCARSQRHTYAELNLYIKQLVEKHAFAHSIALWCERAMQTEVELTPKPGLVDQANSGAHHDMDIHTFYTSIRAIKPFVIQWIQTAQTYAHEDAKQSFVRLRKIGIACEKAMFEATSNVNTHKGMIFCLAVFCGAIGRLKGCNQSFTCKRLQTQMQALCANLVEDDLLHVKPNSAGARFFYETGSSGIRGIAQSGFDIIFESALPFFQACKKEEGEEIALKKTLLLLMSRLDDSTLWSRGGVEGLAYAKTQTQALLHVKPNAENLDTFLRELDADMISKNLSPGGSADLLAMTWLLSHIVKEC; encoded by the coding sequence ATGATAGACCAACCAACGACGCTAGAGACTATTTTATACGCCAAAGAAGAGCGTGCTTGGAAGCAAAAAGAGCTTTTAAGCCGCCACCCTTTGGCATCGCTTATCTCACTTACGATTAATATTCCTAGCCTCATTAAACTTTCGCATGAAGCGGTTGTCGCACACGAAATAGCGCATCAAGCCCTTTTGGAAATGCTCCAAGAAGAAGGCATCGAACTACTCGCCTGCGAAAGCAAACTTTCCCCAAGTGGAGCGGAATCTTTTTTTACATGTAAAGTAGATGCAAAGGTGCTCAAAGCCTTTACATGTAAAGTAGAAATGACTCATCCCCTCGGGCGTTTGATGGATATTGATGTGCTGGATCTCACGGGAAACATTCTCTCACGAAGTGCGCTTGGACTTCCAAAACGTCGTTGCTTTGCCTGTGAAGAGGAAGCACAGCTTTGTGCGCGCTCCCAAAGACACACCTATGCAGAATTAAATCTCTATATCAAACAGTTGGTTGAAAAACATGCGTTTGCTCACTCGATTGCTTTGTGGTGTGAACGTGCCATGCAAACCGAAGTCGAACTGACTCCAAAACCGGGTTTGGTCGACCAAGCCAACAGTGGCGCACACCACGATATGGACATTCATACCTTCTATACAAGCATTCGCGCGATCAAACCGTTTGTGATACAATGGATTCAAACCGCGCAAACGTATGCCCATGAAGATGCCAAACAGAGTTTCGTAAGACTTCGAAAGATTGGCATTGCCTGCGAAAAAGCGATGTTTGAAGCCACGTCAAATGTCAATACTCACAAAGGAATGATCTTCTGTTTAGCCGTTTTTTGTGGAGCCATTGGACGACTTAAAGGATGCAACCAGAGCTTTACATGTAAACGTTTACAAACCCAAATGCAAGCACTGTGCGCCAATTTGGTCGAAGATGATCTTTTACATGTAAAGCCCAACAGCGCAGGGGCACGTTTTTTTTACGAAACGGGAAGCAGTGGCATTCGTGGCATTGCGCAGAGTGGTTTTGACATCATTTTTGAGAGCGCTTTGCCGTTTTTCCAAGCATGTAAAAAAGAAGAGGGCGAAGAGATTGCACTTAAAAAAACACTGTTGTTGCTGATGTCACGTTTAGATGACAGCACGCTCTGGTCACGAGGTGGCGTTGAAGGGCTCGCTTACGCCAAAACACAAACACAAGCACTTTTACATGTAAAGCCAAACGCAGAAAATTTAGACACTTTTTTGCGAGAATTGGACGCCGATATGATCTCAAAAAATCTCTCCCCTGGTGGCAGTGCCGATCTTTTGGCGATGACGTGGTTACTTTCTCATATCGTGAAAGAGTGCTAA
- the citF gene encoding citrate lyase subunit alpha yields the protein MKDFEKQFKVDTLTTVGAPIFTCKDHMKGEDRRAKLCLSIEEAIHRSGLKDGMTISFHHAFRGGDLLLNNVMNVIAKMGFKNLTLASSSLASVHDPVIEHIKNGVVTEIYTSGLRSKLGEAISKGLMEKPVQIHSHGGRVNLLQTGELKIDVAFLGVPVCDVFGNANGYSGRSKCGSLGYAMIDAQYANYVIALSESLEEYPNVPSSLSQDQVDAVVVVDEVGDPSKIGAGETRMTTNPKELLLAGHTAKVIEHSGLFTEGFSIQTGTGGASLATTVFLSEKMEEKGIHASFGLGGITGTMVYMLKRGLIKTLLDVQSFDEFAAKSLGENKNHIEISANEYANPSSKGAATRQLDIVVLSALEVDLDFNVNVITGSKGLLRGASGGHSDTAADAKLSIIVAPLTRGRIPTVTKRVNTIVTPGSSVDVLVTDQGIAVNPKNVELKERLKKAGLQIVEMEELYERAIALCGVPAEIKYTDKVVAVIRYRDGSIIDVVRQLA from the coding sequence ATGAAAGATTTTGAAAAACAATTTAAAGTAGACACGCTCACAACGGTGGGTGCTCCCATCTTTACATGTAAAGATCATATGAAAGGTGAAGACAGGCGTGCTAAGCTCTGTTTGAGTATTGAAGAGGCGATTCATCGTTCAGGGTTGAAAGACGGTATGACCATCTCTTTTCACCATGCGTTTCGTGGTGGTGACTTACTGCTCAATAACGTGATGAATGTGATCGCTAAAATGGGTTTTAAAAACCTGACCTTAGCTTCTAGCTCACTTGCTTCTGTGCATGATCCTGTGATTGAGCACATTAAAAATGGAGTGGTAACAGAGATTTATACTTCAGGACTTCGTAGTAAACTCGGTGAAGCGATTTCCAAAGGTTTGATGGAAAAACCAGTGCAAATCCACTCTCACGGTGGACGTGTGAATCTGCTTCAAACGGGTGAACTCAAAATCGATGTAGCGTTTTTAGGGGTACCAGTATGCGATGTTTTTGGTAATGCCAATGGTTACTCAGGTCGTTCCAAATGTGGCTCACTTGGTTATGCCATGATTGATGCGCAATACGCAAACTATGTGATCGCTCTGAGCGAATCTTTAGAAGAGTATCCCAATGTACCTTCTAGTCTTTCCCAAGATCAAGTAGATGCGGTGGTTGTGGTTGATGAGGTGGGTGATCCTTCCAAAATTGGTGCGGGCGAGACACGTATGACGACCAATCCTAAAGAGCTTTTACTCGCGGGTCATACGGCAAAAGTGATTGAACATTCAGGGCTTTTTACAGAGGGCTTTAGCATTCAAACCGGAACAGGTGGCGCTTCTTTGGCAACAACTGTCTTTTTAAGTGAAAAGATGGAAGAAAAAGGCATCCACGCAAGCTTTGGACTCGGTGGTATCACCGGTACGATGGTTTACATGCTCAAACGTGGTCTGATTAAAACACTTTTGGATGTCCAAAGTTTTGATGAATTTGCCGCAAAATCTTTGGGTGAAAACAAAAACCACATTGAGATTAGCGCGAATGAATACGCCAACCCCAGTTCCAAAGGTGCTGCGACGCGTCAGCTTGACATCGTTGTTTTAAGTGCGCTTGAGGTCGATCTTGACTTTAACGTCAATGTCATCACTGGTTCAAAAGGGTTACTCCGTGGCGCTTCGGGTGGACACAGTGACACGGCTGCAGATGCAAAGCTCTCCATCATCGTAGCGCCACTTACACGTGGACGTATTCCCACCGTTACCAAACGGGTCAATACCATTGTAACGCCTGGCTCTAGCGTTGATGTGCTCGTGACCGATCAAGGCATCGCAGTCAATCCTAAAAATGTGGAACTCAAAGAGCGCCTTAAAAAAGCAGGACTTCAAATCGTTGAGATGGAAGAGCTCTATGAGCGAGCGATTGCATTATGTGGTGTCCCTGCTGAGATCAAATACACCGACAAAGTGGTTGCGGTCATTCGATACCGTGATGGTTCCATTATCGACGTCGTGCGCCAATTGGCATAA
- a CDS encoding aldolase/citrate lyase family protein, producing MKQKLRRSMLFVPGSNTGMVCNAFIYKPDTVMFDLEDSVALSEKDSARMMVFHALQHFTYKDIETAVRVNPLNSPFGLLDLEAAIRGGVDIIRLPKTDTVDDVLEMEQEISHIENRIGQGKKTMLLAAIESALGVVNAVDIARCSKRMMGIALGAEDFVRDLHTQRTKEGNELMAARNQILLAARAAKIGAFDSVFSDVKDKEGFMHEVDYIKGLGFDGKSLINPNQIPWLHSAFAPSQKNINWAIEVLEAAKDAKARGLGVISLDGKMVDAPVILRAEWIMDLARASGVLGEDQ from the coding sequence ATGAAACAGAAATTACGAAGAAGTATGTTGTTTGTGCCAGGGTCTAACACCGGAATGGTCTGTAACGCGTTTATTTATAAGCCAGACACCGTCATGTTTGATCTTGAAGACTCTGTGGCACTCAGTGAAAAAGATTCTGCACGTATGATGGTTTTCCATGCGTTGCAACATTTTACCTATAAAGATATTGAAACTGCCGTTCGTGTCAATCCTCTCAATTCCCCGTTTGGTCTCTTAGATTTAGAAGCAGCTATCAGAGGAGGGGTGGATATTATTCGTCTTCCTAAAACCGATACAGTAGATGATGTTTTAGAGATGGAGCAAGAGATTTCACATATTGAAAATCGCATTGGGCAAGGGAAAAAGACGATGCTTTTAGCCGCCATTGAAAGTGCGCTAGGTGTGGTTAATGCAGTAGATATCGCCAGATGTTCAAAACGTATGATGGGTATTGCTTTAGGGGCAGAGGACTTTGTACGTGATCTTCATACGCAACGTACCAAAGAGGGAAATGAGCTTATGGCGGCACGTAACCAAATCTTACTTGCGGCACGTGCCGCAAAAATTGGTGCGTTTGACTCCGTCTTTTCCGATGTCAAAGATAAAGAAGGTTTTATGCACGAAGTGGATTATATCAAAGGGCTTGGATTTGATGGTAAATCATTGATTAATCCAAACCAAATTCCATGGCTTCATAGCGCTTTTGCGCCATCACAGAAAAATATTAACTGGGCGATTGAAGTGTTAGAAGCTGCAAAAGATGCGAAAGCACGTGGTCTTGGCGTTATTTCACTTGATGGTAAGATGGTCGATGCTCCTGTTATTTTAAGAGCCGAATGGATTATGGATTTAGCCCGTGCATCAGGTGTTTTAGGAGAAGATCAATGA
- the citD gene encoding citrate lyase acyl carrier protein: MSKKLETAHAGTLESSDAFVRVMPIEEKEIVIELESSVEEIYGDAIRSLILETVKAMKVDSIKLIVQDKGALDYVIKARVQTAILRALSQAEPDWSMLS; this comes from the coding sequence ATGAGCAAAAAACTAGAGACTGCGCATGCGGGAACACTGGAATCGAGCGATGCTTTTGTTCGCGTAATGCCCATCGAAGAGAAAGAAATCGTAATTGAGTTGGAAAGTAGTGTCGAAGAGATCTATGGCGATGCTATACGATCACTTATCTTGGAGACGGTCAAGGCAATGAAAGTGGATAGCATTAAACTCATTGTTCAAGACAAAGGTGCACTTGATTATGTGATTAAAGCGCGTGTTCAAACTGCTATTTTAAGAGCTTTATCACAAGCTGAGCCCGATTGGAGTATGTTATCATGA
- the citC gene encoding [citrate (pro-3S)-lyase] ligase, which yields MSFVFSEVPQTSTVRRQKINDFLQSVDLEMSEDVEIFVIAKEDDRIVACGGLSGRVLKNIALDESMRGEGLALSLMSELLKVAFREGRHDLFLFTKPDYQEVFESCGFKYIEQANHHVILMENSYNIDLYKKRLRKYKHTGDVVGSIVMNANPFTLGHRYLVEQACERSEWVHLFVVKEDASFFTFKDRYRLICEGLEDLENLTIHEGSDYIISKATFPTYFIKDKRQIDSLYTELDLNIFRNHLAPQLGITHRYVGVEPFCTVTNEYNQQMKKLLVRPSEFPPIEVVELGRIEYGGEPISASRVRKLMHENRLEEILPLVPPTTYALIAKMMSKEEVK from the coding sequence ATGAGTTTTGTTTTTTCTGAAGTCCCTCAAACCAGTACCGTAAGAAGACAAAAGATCAATGACTTCTTGCAAAGTGTTGATTTAGAGATGTCAGAAGATGTTGAAATTTTTGTGATTGCCAAAGAAGATGACCGTATTGTAGCGTGCGGAGGTCTAAGTGGTCGAGTGCTTAAGAACATTGCACTGGATGAAAGTATGCGTGGAGAAGGCTTGGCGCTCAGTCTCATGAGTGAACTTTTAAAGGTGGCATTTCGTGAAGGAAGGCATGATCTGTTTTTATTTACGAAGCCAGATTATCAGGAGGTATTTGAATCGTGTGGCTTTAAGTATATCGAACAAGCAAATCATCACGTTATTTTGATGGAGAACAGCTATAATATCGATCTGTATAAAAAAAGATTGCGTAAGTATAAACATACCGGTGATGTGGTTGGTAGCATTGTGATGAATGCAAATCCGTTTACCTTAGGGCATCGTTATTTGGTGGAGCAAGCGTGTGAACGCTCCGAATGGGTACATCTGTTTGTGGTGAAGGAAGATGCTTCCTTCTTTACGTTTAAAGATCGTTACCGCCTGATTTGTGAAGGCCTGGAAGATCTTGAAAACCTCACGATACATGAGGGTTCAGACTATATTATTTCTAAAGCGACGTTTCCGACCTATTTTATTAAGGACAAACGCCAGATTGATTCACTTTATACGGAGTTGGATCTGAATATCTTTAGAAATCATCTTGCCCCACAATTGGGCATTACGCACCGATATGTAGGCGTTGAACCTTTCTGTACCGTGACAAATGAGTACAATCAGCAGATGAAAAAGCTACTCGTCCGCCCAAGTGAATTTCCACCCATTGAGGTGGTAGAGTTAGGACGCATTGAGTACGGTGGTGAGCCAATTTCGGCTTCGAGAGTCAGGAAATTAATGCATGAAAATCGTTTGGAAGAGATCCTCCCTTTGGTCCCTCCGACAACGTATGCGTTGATTGCGAAAATGATGTCTAAAGAGGAAGTAAAATGA
- a CDS encoding AbrB family transcriptional regulator, whose product MPWLKRSLPLLTSLLIGLIGAIIFSYLKTPLPWLLGAIVAIAIASRFEALSLRSPKMFSAPARAVLGITIGSAFHPDILKYLGDFISSLVLILPFVIVVTFCGMLYYWKWLKFDKMTAYFSAMPGGLLEMVMLAESMGANVYRVTLTQSSRLLFIVFTLPFIIQAMSHVSLDGRASITQPLLNSDPHDMIILTFCALLGWWGALKLKIPGGTMIGPMFLGALIYGSGLVYSRPPNEVIKVIQLILGTTVGFVFVGVTLKEIVKVLAQTLGYFFVLLIVSSLFIAIVSWMTDFPLLSIMLAFSPGGQSEMNVIAIIVGANLPYVALHHIVRMLLVMSVAPMFVKVLHKKEGR is encoded by the coding sequence AGGGTTAATAGGTGCCATAATCTTTTCGTATTTAAAAACGCCTTTACCATGGCTTTTGGGTGCTATTGTTGCCATTGCTATTGCCAGTCGTTTTGAGGCTCTTTCTCTTCGTTCTCCTAAAATGTTTTCCGCTCCTGCACGCGCCGTTTTAGGCATTACTATTGGGAGTGCTTTTCATCCCGATATTTTGAAGTATTTGGGTGATTTTATCTCCAGTCTCGTTTTAATTCTTCCTTTTGTCATTGTCGTCACCTTTTGTGGCATGCTCTATTATTGGAAGTGGCTGAAGTTTGATAAGATGACAGCCTATTTTAGTGCCATGCCAGGAGGACTGCTTGAAATGGTCATGTTGGCTGAATCGATGGGTGCCAATGTCTATAGAGTGACACTCACTCAATCGTCACGACTGCTGTTTATCGTTTTTACACTTCCCTTTATTATTCAAGCGATGTCGCATGTTTCGTTAGATGGTAGAGCAAGCATCACTCAACCGCTTTTAAACAGTGATCCTCACGATATGATTATCCTAACTTTCTGTGCACTTTTAGGCTGGTGGGGTGCTTTAAAGCTCAAAATTCCGGGTGGTACGATGATTGGTCCGATGTTTTTAGGCGCACTGATTTATGGCTCAGGGCTTGTCTATTCACGTCCTCCTAATGAAGTGATTAAAGTCATTCAACTCATTTTAGGTACTACGGTTGGTTTTGTGTTTGTGGGGGTTACACTTAAAGAGATTGTCAAAGTTTTAGCGCAAACGTTAGGCTATTTTTTCGTTTTACTGATCGTCTCATCCCTTTTTATTGCGATTGTTTCATGGATGACTGATTTTCCACTGCTCTCGATTATGTTAGCCTTTTCTCCCGGCGGGCAGTCAGAGATGAATGTGATCGCCATTATTGTAGGGGCAAATTTGCCGTATGTTGCCCTTCATCATATTGTGAGGATGTTGTTGGTCATGAGTGTTGCGCCCATGTTTGTGAAGGTGTTGCATAAGAAAGAGGGTCGATGA